Genomic segment of Acidobacteriota bacterium:
GCTAAGCAATTGTTCGATGCCCTCTGGCCAGAGTTCGAGAAGACAATCACGTCGATACCCAAGGAAGCGTCCGCCACAAAGCATACCCGGCCTCAACACGAAGTACTTGAGGAGCTCGTCGCAAGCGTGCGCTCTCTCGATTCTCGCTTCCGCGATATTTCGGAGGAGTCACCGCGACAGATGCGATCTCGACGGTTCAAGTTTCATCCCTTCATGTTACGGGAGTTCGCTGAAATGGTGGGGGAGAAGCCAGGCGATCCGATACTGCTGCTGATTGCGGCGAGCATGTTTCGCGAGGATGCACCGTGGCTCTACGAACTCGGCATCGAGGCATACCGTGCTGCCAAGAGTGGCGTGCCTGAAGAAAGCGAGCGTACGCTACGCCGTTTCCAACGCGCCGCAGAGCTCATGGAGCGCGGCCCATTTGCTGAGGAGATGGGCCTCGATCTTAGGGGCACCCATATGATCATGAGAGAGTTAAGACATTTCTTCCCGAGCGAATCAACTGCTGATGAGGAGAGCAAGGCAAAGAGCAGACGCAAGAAGGAAGAGCAAGAAGACGAGGGCTCGTAACCGCACAAACTGAGGGGCTGCGTGATTGGGTTGCGCAGCCGACCGCCCGCGACGGAGTTCGTAGGACCCTGGAGTACTAGGAGACGACATATGGGGTTGCGCTTCAATCTTGAGCAAGCAAGCCTTGTTGGATGGCTTACGCGTCGGGACTTCCCACCTCCAATCGATGAGTTGGACTGGAGACATTGGCCCGAACCTTGGGATCGGCACTTTCGTCACCGGCGACGGCATCGCGCTCTCGAACAAAGTGAAGAAGGGGGAGGGCAAGTCTGGCGCGCACCGCGGGTTCAAATACGCGTCCTTGGGGACTTTCTTAGAGCACTGCCAGATTCGGTTGTGACTTCACAGCCAGAAGATCATGCGATTCTTCGTGAGCTCGCTACCAAGTCTCGACATGCATTTGCATCCATCGAGGAGAACGATCGAGACGCGGTCGTCTCCTCCAACGACGTCGCGCGCATTCTTGCTCCACTACGCCCTTGGTTCGACGTGCCCTTTTACTTTTTGCCGCTCGGAAGTCAAGTTCCCTTCGAGCGTTTCCGAGACTCAACGGACTACACAATGTGGCTTCGTTGCGAGGACAACAGACCTGGGACAATCACAAGAGACCTACTTGATCCGTTTCCGGCAATTAGGCAGTTGTTCACAGCTAATATACCAGCGACCGTATGTTGGACGTGGAGCGGGGATACAGTCGTCGTATCGCAAGAGAGTGCCTCGGTCGAAAGACTACTGGAAATGGTTCGGCATAGTCCACCGTGGCGCCTTTGGTCGGAGCTAAAGGGCCTGCACCAATCCGAAGCGCCCGCATTCAATCTTCTACAACTCAGCGATCTGCACTTCGGAGCGAGCGCCGTGACCAATACGAAACTCGCTTACGTCGAGCAGCACTTGCGCGACCGTATTGACGCGGTTCGAAGTACCGGAGGTGTCGTTCAACCGGTTATCACTGGCGACCTAATGGACACCCCGAGCAAGAAGAACCTGGAGGAATTCAAGGCGTTTAGGAATCGGCTCACTGATAATTCGAAAACAGAGGTCATCTGTATTCCGGGAAACCACGACATGCGCAAGAAGGGCTTTCTCTGGAAGAACTGGGAGGCACTGGCTGGTCTAGAGTGGAACAGTGTTGTCGCAAGCGATGTATGCAAAGTTGTCTTTCTATGTTTTGATACGTCACGCGATGCGAAGCTCGCTCAGGGTCGAATAGCTGACGATCAGTTCCTCGAGGTGGCGACAAGGCTCACGGAGCTACGTCGAAGAGGGAATTACTCCGACTATATCAGCGTCGCGCTGACGCATCATCATCCGTTTTCCACACGTGATGATGAGATTGACACCTTGCCATTTCTAGGGATTCGAGAGGAGCGATTCCTGCGAATGGAGAACGGCGATCATCTAGTGCGCTGGTGCGCAAGCAATAGCGTGCCCCTAATTCTTCACGGTCACAAGCACAAGCCAAGATTTGTCGGTCAGGAGATTGAATTCGAGGGCCGTACAAGATTGGTTCGAGCGGTGGGCTGTGGTTCTAGCTTTGGAATTGAAGGTAAGCCACTATCGTTTAATTGGATCACTTGGCAACCGGCCATAAGACAGTGGACCGTTTCATTCTTCGCCGATCCTGGTGATGGCAGTGGCTTCCAGGAGAAGAGGCTGGCGATTGGAGCGCAACCGGCTCTCCCGTGAGTAGCTGAAGCAGTTTTCGTTTGGGCGCAGAGGGTCAATTCAAAACATGAGCAGCTGCACCTCAAATACGAAGAACGATTCGTCGTTCTGTAAGCAGCCGACTATTGGTCCGCATCTTGGAACACTGGAGGCGGTCGTCCAGAGCTACCGCGAAACGTGCCAATCGCGCTTGGAGGCCCAACTACGTACTTTCGGCGACGAACCCACACTACAGTCTGCGGTGGCGCGGGCGGCTCTTGCTGAGACGCCCGATGGAAAGCGATACTCGCACCAACGCCGGATCAAGCGGGTGGTTCTACGAGAGATGCGGCGCCGACTTTTGGAAATCGGCTTTAGCAAGTTGCGTAGCTTCGACGAAATCCACAACGCTGTTGACCAGGCGATCGGATCGATTCGTGGTGTTGGCGACTTGCTGTTGTATGATACCGCACTCCGTATCGGCGCAAAGCTCGGAATTATGCCTGACCGCGTATATCTACACAGCGGCACGAGGCGCGGCGCTCGCGCCCTCGGGTTGCCGTCGAAGCGCCGATCAATCTCGATCGCGGAGCTACCAGTTGCTCTTCGCGGTTTGAAACCGCACGAGATCGAGGACTGCCTGTGCATTTTCAAGGACGACTTCCAGGGCGCGGCTCCGTAGCAGGAACTTGTTGTGACTCCTTATTATGAGCGCCTCAGATCAAGCGTGGCTCTGCCCGGTAGGCAAGCGGCTTCGCCGCAAGCCGACTACCGGTTAGTGATACAAAGTCAGGACAGGGCGTTACCGCTTTTCTTTTTCCTCCGCTATCAACTAGAATCCACCGCGCAATATCATTGAAGACTCGAAAGGCTTTCAGCGAACTTGGGTTTATGGATCACTCCATGTCAAAGATTAAGAACGTCCTCTTCGCGCTGTTAATCGCGTCACTGTCTCTGTCCTCCGTTGCCGCCGAAGACTGGTTGCAATTTCGCGGGCCTAACGGCACCGGGGTTTCTACGACTACGGGTCTGCCGACTGAGTTCGGCCCCGAGAAGAACGTCGTATGGAAGACGCCGCTTCCGCCGGGCCATTCCTCGCCCGTGCTGACGCGCAATCGAATCTTCATCACGGCGCACAGCAACGAGAAAGAGAACCATAAGCTGTTCGTCATCTGCCTCGACCGACAGACGGGCAAGCAACTCTGGCAGCGCGAAGTGCCTCGCACGCGAACCGGCCGCTTGGAGAACGTCAACGGGCCCGCCTCGCCAAGCCCGGTCACCGACGGCGAGAACGTCTATGTCTTCTTCCAGGAATTTGGGCTGGTCTCATTCGACGCCGCCGGCAAGGAAAGATGGAAGCTGCCTCTCGGACCTTTCAATATGTTCTACGGGTTTGGCGCGTCGCCCATCCTTATTGACGACAAGGTGATTCTGCCCATAGACCAGGACAACCCGAACTCATTCCTGATCGCGGTGGACAAGAACAACGGGCGCGTGCGGTGGAAGGTCGAGCGCCCCGGGGTCATCTCCGGCTACTCGACGCCCATCGTCTATCAACCGAAGCAAGGCGCGAAGCAGATCATCATCCCTGAATCGTTTCAGCTTTCGGCTTACTCGGTTGAGGACGGCAAGCGAGTCTGGTGGGTGCAAGGTCTAGCTTGCGAGATGAAATCGATCGCCAGCCACGACGCCGAATACTTGTATGTAAACGGCTGGGGCTTTCCTCAGAATCAGCCCGGAGAGCAGGTCAAGACCATTCCCTTCGCCGAAGCGCTCGCAAAATACGACGC
This window contains:
- a CDS encoding metallophosphoesterase — encoded protein: MVRHSPPWRLWSELKGLHQSEAPAFNLLQLSDLHFGASAVTNTKLAYVEQHLRDRIDAVRSTGGVVQPVITGDLMDTPSKKNLEEFKAFRNRLTDNSKTEVICIPGNHDMRKKGFLWKNWEALAGLEWNSVVASDVCKVVFLCFDTSRDAKLAQGRIADDQFLEVATRLTELRRRGNYSDYISVALTHHHPFSTRDDEIDTLPFLGIREERFLRMENGDHLVRWCASNSVPLILHGHKHKPRFVGQEIEFEGRTRLVRAVGCGSSFGIEGKPLSFNWITWQPAIRQWTVSFFADPGDGSGFQEKRLAIGAQPALP
- a CDS encoding PQQ-binding-like beta-propeller repeat protein, giving the protein MSKIKNVLFALLIASLSLSSVAAEDWLQFRGPNGTGVSTTTGLPTEFGPEKNVVWKTPLPPGHSSPVLTRNRIFITAHSNEKENHKLFVICLDRQTGKQLWQREVPRTRTGRLENVNGPASPSPVTDGENVYVFFQEFGLVSFDAAGKERWKLPLGPFNMFYGFGASPILIDDKVILPIDQDNPNSFLIAVDKNNGRVRWKVERPGVISGYSTPIVYQPKQGAKQIIIPESFQLSAYSVEDGKRVWWVQGLACEMKSIASHDAEYLYVNGWGFPQNQPGEQVKTIPFAEALAKYDANHDGQVAKSEVTGKEMMDKMLSDAFEAFDTDRDEKLNEKDWGIFRAMLAAENGLLAIKLGGKGDQTSTAIRWRYTKPVPQVPSTLLYKGVLYMVNDGGILISFDPATGTVIKQGRLTGAIDKYFSSPVGADDKVFLIGQGGAVSVLKATGDWEILKVNQLDDECFATPAIADGRIYIRTRSALYCFGSKS
- a CDS encoding toll/interleukin-1 receptor domain-containing protein is translated as MKVFISWSGERSQALAQTLRDWLPLVLHYVEPWLSEADIAAGERWAEAVAKELEASNFGIICVTSENVGSQWVLFEAGALAKSMQGSRVIPLLLDLEFRDITGPLAQFQAKKVEKSGLSEVVHSINNAASQAVPEARAKQLFDALWPEFEKTITSIPKEASATKHTRPQHEVLEELVASVRSLDSRFRDISEESPRQMRSRRFKFHPFMLREFAEMVGEKPGDPILLLIAASMFREDAPWLYELGIEAYRAAKSGVPEESERTLRRFQRAAELMERGPFAEEMGLDLRGTHMIMRELRHFFPSESTADEESKAKSRRKKEEQEDEGS